From Triticum urartu cultivar G1812 chromosome 2, Tu2.1, whole genome shotgun sequence, a single genomic window includes:
- the LOC125533945 gene encoding xyloglucan endotransglucosylase/hydrolase protein 24-like — protein MAVSSKQAYACVVLVVLCIAARTAAAWGRIDDRLEVNWGHGSHGTVSADGQVVSLSLDRNSGSGFRSKDTYLYARIDLQIKLAPGNSAGTVTTCYFLSEGSWANHDEIDLEFLGNSTGEPYTLHTNVYINGTGSKEQQFHLWFDPAADFHTYSIVWTPLHILVLVDGTPIRELRNHADKGVAYPSWQRMRLYGSLWNAEDWATQGGRVKTDWSLAPFVAQYRNFTATTSSPGAGGGYYDQEMDATAQQAMKWARDTHMVYNYCADSARFPYGSPPECYMP, from the exons ATGGCGGTGAGCTCGAAGCAGGCCTATGCCTGCGTAGTGCTCGTGGTGCTCTGCATTGCCGCGCGGACGGCGGCGGCCTGGGGGAGAATCGATGACCGCCTGGAGGTGAACTGGGGCCATGGCAGCCACGGAACGGTCTCGGCCGACGGCCAGGTCGTCTCGCTGTCGCTCGACCGCAACTCCGGCTCCGGCTTCCGGTCCAAGGATACGTACCTCTACGCGCGCATCGACCTGCAGATCAAGCTCGCCCCCGGCAACTCCGCCGGCACAGTCACCACGTGCTAC TTCCTGTCTGAGGGGTCATGGGCGAACCACGACGAGATCGACCTGGAGTTCCTGGGCAACTCCACCGGCGAGCCCTACACGCTCCACACCAACGTCTACATCAACGGCACCGGCAGCAAGGAGCAGCAGTTCCACCTCTGGTTCGACCCCGCCGCCGACTTCCACACCTACTCCATCGTCTGGACTCCCCTGCACATCCT CGTGCTGGTAGACGGCACGCCGATCCGGGAGCTGAGGAACCACGCGGACAAGGGCGTGGCGTACCCGTCGTGGCAGCGGATGCGGCTGTACGGGAGCCTGTGGAACGCCGAGGACTGGGCGACGCAGGGCGGCCGCGTCAAGACGGACTGGTCGCTGGCGCCCTTCGTCGCGCAGTACCGCAACTTCACCGCCACCACCTCGTCGCCGGGCGCCGGCGGCGGGTACTACGACCAGGAGATGGACGCGACGGCGCAGCAGGCCATGAAGTGGGCGCGGGACACGCACATGGTGTACAACTACTGCGCGGACAGCGCGCGGTTCCCCTACGGCTCGCCGCCCGAGTGCTACATGCCGTAG